The DNA segment TATACACTTCGTATGATTGAGTTGGATTTCCATCTTTATCTCTTGCATGAACATGGGCAATAGAGGCACCGGCTAAATAAGCCTCATATGCAGCCTCTGCTATTTCATCTGGGGTAATTGGTAAATTGGGTTGTTGTTTCTTTGTAACTTCTGCACCTGTTAATGCAACAGTTATTATTAACTTCTCCATTATTTTCCCTTCCTTTGTTTATCATTTGGAACAACACATGTTCCACTTGCTCTGCATACAACAATTGGTTCTTCTAAATAATCTGCTGCAGAATCAGATATATCAGGTCTAGGTGCAATTACTTTTCTTGCTTCAAACACCATTTTTCTAGATGTATTGCCTACTTTTACTATTTCACCTGTTGCTTCTATATAATCTCCAGCATATACTGGAGCTATAAACTCTATATTATCATATGCTTTAAATAATCCTTCATCTCCATCATGTCTAATTAATAGTTCAGTTGCTACATCACCAAACAACTGAAGTATTTTCGCACCATCAACTAAATTTCCTCCATAATGTGCATCATGCAAACTCATTCTTACCCTTATCATTACCTTTTCTCCCATATATAGCCCTCCTAAAATTCCATTATCTTTAAATCTTCTGGTATAATTAAATTTGCATCTGTTATTTCTTTTAATTCATCTAAAGTAATATCAGAAGCTATTTCTTTTAATAATAATCCATTATCTGTAGGTTCTATTACAGCATATTCTGTTACAATCAAATCAACTCTTCTTACAGAAGTAAGAGGCAAATTACATTTTTTTACTATTTTAGGTTGTCCTTTAGCTGTATGAGTCATTGCAATAATTACCTTTTTTGCTCCTGTAACCAAGTCCATGGCTCCTCCCATACCAGGAATTAATTTTCCTGGTACCATCCAATTAGCTAAATGACCCTCTTCATCGACTTGAAGTCCTCCTAAAACAGTATAATCTAGATGTCCCCCTCTTATTAATGCAAATGAAAATGCAGTATCAAAAGTCATTGCTCCTGGTACAGTTTCTATATATCTTCCCCCAGCATTTGTTAAATATTCATTTGCATATTCTTCTGATACTTCAGCACCTATTCCTAATACA comes from the Marinitoga litoralis genome and includes:
- a CDS encoding hotdog domain-containing protein — protein: MGEKVMIRVRMSLHDAHYGGNLVDGAKILQLFGDVATELLIRHDGDEGLFKAYDNIEFIAPVYAGDYIEATGEIVKVGNTSRKMVFEARKVIAPRPDISDSAADYLEEPIVVCRASGTCVVPNDKQRKGK
- a CDS encoding 3-oxoacid CoA-transferase subunit B, which codes for MDAKERIAKRVAKEFKPGNIVNLGIGLPTLVANYVPKDMKIFFHGENGVLGIGAEVSEEYANEYLTNAGGRYIETVPGAMTFDTAFSFALIRGGHLDYTVLGGLQVDEEGHLANWMVPGKLIPGMGGAMDLVTGAKKVIIAMTHTAKGQPKIVKKCNLPLTSVRRVDLIVTEYAVIEPTDNGLLLKEIASDITLDELKEITDANLIIPEDLKIMEF